A window of Mesorhizobium shangrilense genomic DNA:
GTATGTCCCGGAAAAAATCCGGGCGCGCCTTCGGTTCCATCTGACTGGTCACAGCACGGCTCCTTCGACACAAGTGCATTCAGCGGGAAATACAGCGGCATCCACGCCAGCACGACCGTTGCGAAAGTGTGTGGCCTGACATGCCCGATGTGCTCCGGCTTCAACCGCCAGAACCTGATCAGCCACGAGAACCAGAAAAGGCCGAGCTAACGAAACAGAACGCCAGGCCGAGCCGAAAGATCTATCGCTGGGCCGGCGCCAGGACGGACGCCAGAAACGGCGCTTACCCGCCACCTGGGGTCGGCTTATAGACCCCACATTGCCGCCAATGATGCCGGTGTCCGCGGAAGCACTCATACAACTACCCGCCGCCAGTCTGCGCTACGGCCCAACTGCGGCCGACAGCCTTCAAACCCCGCCGGCAGAATCAGCTTGCGTTAAGAGAGAGTCAACAAAATTGAGGGCTCGTTAACCAAGCTTCTTGGGAACTGGTTAACCTAACGCGTTGAATGGCGGTGCGTTTTGAGCCTCCTCCGCGGGTCTGGCGTCGGCCAAAATTGAAAAGCCGGCAAATCTTCGGCGCAGGAAAACACGCGTGTGGCGTATCAAGCCGAAGCTCTGGACGTCACTCGAGCGCGTACAAATCTTCCGTGGAAATGGCCCTGAAATACATCGCGAATTCCCGGTAATTCTCGATGCGTTCGACAAACGGGCGCGGTGGCTGTTTCAATGTCTCGGTCTCAAAATGGTCCAAGCGCTGCGCACCGCCGAGATAGGCGATTATGGCGTTTCCGACCAGAGGGTCCGCGATATCATTGTAATGGATCGGGAAATACGGTTGCCCGGTTGCGGACAACACAGATTTGATCTTGACCCGAAACAGGTTCAGTTCGCGGACATACGAATTGAACCGGTCGATGTCGAAATGCACCTTTTTGCGGCCACCGCCGGCCGGCAATGGTTCCGAGGCATGAACCAGCCAGACTCCGGATGCTTCCGCCTCGAGCAACGAAACGAAGGAGGCGACCGGGTTCCTGACAAGCCAGAGCTTCTTGACGCTTTCGTCTTCGAGTACGGGAAGAATGGCGGGACGCATCTGATCGGGAAATATATGAAATCCGATAAAGCGGGCCGACGGATCGTCGAAAATCCGCGCAATGAACTGCTCGGGTTCGGCATCCCGAACGTCAACGCTTTCACGCAGCAGGTTCATTTTCTCGTGGTAGTCATAGCGCAAGCCGACAAAGCTCGGATTGAAGACTTCGCCATGCATCACCATCCCTTCATACTGATTGAGATGGTGATTGAGTGCCTGAGATCCGGTCCTGGGCGAAGCGAGAAGGACGAACTTTTGGCAGTGCATTCGTACCAAGCCCTGAGAGCATGAAGACGCTCCGAAAATACGCAAGCGACCTCTTCAATCAATCGCGCGCTGCCATATGAACCAGCAATGGCGGACGCTGTCGAGCGCCCGCCATTATGGTTTTCATTCCTGTATTGACGTTTTCGAACGGCAACGATCAGCCACGGAGAAGGCGTGTTTAACCTAGACTCGCAACGGAGATACGCGGCGGTACTGAGGGGCAGGTCGGAAGATAGTGGCTCGCATCCGAGTACGTCATGGTCGCAATGGAACTCTTGAGCCCACCGCGCTTGGCGACCCAACTGCGAACCCATCCGGGGTAGTTTTTCATCAGGAAACTCGCGGCGACCTGGTTGCCTCGCGGCGAAACGCCATACGGCAAGTGAAAGCCGAACGACGCGTTCTGTGTGATGCACACGTTGCTCTTGGGCATCGACAGGTACAACGTGCAGGCAGAGTCACACGCACCGTCGAACCGAACATAGCCCCCACTGCGGCGCAGCTTGAGCACACGGATGGCATAGTCGATCACATAGCCGCCACGATCACTGCGGATCGTGTGGATGTTGGCAGCGTTGATGCGGGGGGGCGCCAATTCCTCGGCGGAGCTTGCCGAAACCATCGCACTCATCAAAGCGAGCGCACCGAGAAACTTCACTTTCGTTTTCATTCGCGCCTCCTGCTGTGACGACAATCATCAGCGGGAGGCCCTAAAAATTAGTTATGCCGTCAATAAAGTTATAACAATCGATCGATTGTACGGCGGTTTTAGGCCTGATTTACTAACGGCGCGGAAGACTGATCCCTCAGAAGTAAACCCGGCGCTGACGCGGGGGCAGAGAAACCACGCAGCGAAAGCGCCATCGGCGGATTTGGACCAGAGGAACTTCGATGGCCGTTCGGGGTAGGCAGCGGAGGCCGCTCAAGCCGGAAGGCAGGCGTCGCCGTGTCTGCATCGTGACGCGCGCGATTGACCATGGCGGCGACATCCGCGAGGAAACAGCGCTGTGCGACCTCGCCAGGCTTTTCGCCGAAAACGGCGATGACGTCACCCTGTTATGGGTTCCTGGCAAGGATGCGCGGTCTTCCCAGGAGTTGGCGGCGCGCGGCCGCGATCTGGTGGGAGCAGCCTCGGTCCGATTGGACATTCTTGATAAGTCCGATCAGTTGCTTCCTTCGCTGGCGACACCCGAGAGCCAGTCCGCAGCTGTTCTGCATTATCTTGAACGGTCCGGTCACGACCTGGTCTACGCGCCCCTCGAGGGTGGATTGCCTTACTACACTTTGCTGGCGGTAGAGACCGATGCCTTTGCCGCGCCACCGATTGTGGTCATCGCCCATGCTCCGGAAGAATGGAAACACGAGGCCGACAAGGCGTTCATGGGGAGCACCGACGCGATCGCTACAGCCTACATGGAGAGATATTGCGCCGAGATGGCGGACCGCACGATCTGTGTGTCTGCCACCCTGCGCAAATGGATGTTGTCGAAAGGCTGGAAGGTGAAGAAGGCGACCGTGACGCCGATGTTGCTGTCGCAGAGCCGTACCAACCGAGCCGGTGCGCGGCCGTCGGCCGAGACGAGAAGAGCACGAGAACTGGTCGTCCTTGCCGGGTGGCGCATCCGCGATGGCCTGATGCTGTTGTGCGATGCGCTCGACATCATTGTGCCAGAGGCGTCGAAAGGCCTGACGGTCACTGCATTCGGTCCATTCGGAAAGATCATGGGCGAGCATAGCGGTGGACTGCTTCTCCGGCGCGCCGAGCGATGGCCATTCAAGCTGAACCTGTTGCCGCACGCAGATTTGGACGCAAGGCTCGACTACATCACGCGGACCGGCGCACTCGCAGTCATACCCGCTCGCGCCGAATCGACCGGCGGACTCGTCGCCGCATGTATCGAGGCGGGATTGCCATTCGTTGCAACCAATGTCGGCGCCAACGCCGAGACCTGGAATGCGCAGGCGGGGCAAGCGCTGCTGGTCGATCCTGATGCTGCCGCGTTGGCGCAGGCGATTTCGACGGCGCTCGACGACCCGCCTCGCCCGCTGCGGATCGACAGCCTGCACCAGATCCGGCAGTCCTGGCTGGACACACGCAATCTGCCGCCGTCCGTCGCGCGGAAGCGCATACGCAGCAGCCCTGGATCATCGCCGCTGGTTTCAATCGTCATGGCCCATCGCAATCGGCCGCTTTATCTGAAGCAGGCGATCGCGGCGGTCGAAGTGCAAACTTACGGGCCGCTGGAGTTGATACTGGTCGACGACGGGAGCGACTTGGACGAAGCCAAGCGCTTGCTGGATGCACTGCAACCGACCTTCCGTCAGCGCGGCTGGAAGGTCCTGCGCCGGCCGCACAAGCATCTCGGTGCGGCGCGAAATGCTGGCGTCCGTGCCGCGCGAGGCGAATTGATCCTATTCGTTGACGACGACAACGCACTGTTCCCGGAAGCGGTAGACCATTTCGTGCGCGCCATGGCGGCATCGGGTGCGGACATCTGCACTGCGTTCCAACTCATCTTCTACGAGGACTTTGTGCCCGAGGACCGGGCCGATGGGCTGATCCAGTATCTACCTCTGGGTGGCCCCGACGCGCTCGGTCTGATCCACAATGTCTACGGTGATGCCAATGCGATGGTGCGCCGGTCTGTTTTCTCGCGGATCGGGTTTCTGATCGAGGAGCCCGGCTACGCCATGCATGACTGGGAGTTCCTTGCGCGAGCCTCGCTGGCCGGGCTCAAGATCAGGCCGGTTCCAAAGCCGCTTTACTGGTATCGCTCGAAACCGGATGGAATGTTCCGGATGTCGAATTGGTACGACAACCGGCTTCCGATCGTGGAGGCGTTCCGATCAAGCCAATTCGATGACGTCCGGCCGCTCTGCCAGTTGGCCATCGCACAGAACACGACGCGAGCCGAAATCGAAAGCGCACGCGAAAATCTGAAATACACCCCCGCCAATCGAAAATATCTGGAGCTTTGCGACCTCGAACCGAACAGCGATGTGGCCATCGAGAAACTTGCGGACATCGCTGGATCGATCGGCCGACCCGATACCGCGGCCATCTTGCTTGGGCGCACCCCTGCCACCATCTACCGCGACGCTGCGGACCGGCCTGACGCCGGTGGCAACGCGATCGCCCTCGGCTACAATGTACTGAGAGGCGCGCGGCTGCTGACCCCGCGCGTCTCGGCTCTACCGCTCCTGCTTGTCGCGCCGGATGGTGGCGGGGTGTTCCTGCGCCCGCATTCGGACGGCCCGGTCGCTGCATCTCTCGACAGTCAATTTCCCGCCTTCTTTCGGAGGATCGAAGCAACTGTCGAAGTCGCTCATGCCGACGCGCCTGCACTGGACTTCGGTCTTGCCCTTGCCCGCCCCGATCAAACCTTGGACTGGCAGCGGGACATCGCCGTCCAAGCGATAGCGTTTTCAGGCTGGATGTCAGTCGAAGATAAATTCGTGCGCCATCCCTTGGTCGCAGCGCTTCGTGTACGACGCAAGATGCCGCTTTCAGTCGTTCTTGCGGTTCGTTTCACCGGAATGCCCAATGGTTTTCCGACCAATGCCTTCTTTCGGAAGCTGACGCTGTTCGGCGATTGACAGCCATCCGGCGAGGCCGGTGGGGCTCCAGGTCAGTCAGTTGCCGGGGGTCGAAGGCGCCGGCATTGTGCCTGCACAAATGGTTGACAAATTGCTAACCGGCTAATATTATAAAGTCCTTATATGTATGTGGTGAATGGGGCTTGTTATGCGTAAGATCCAATCGCTACTGTTGGGCGGACTCAGTCTTCTGGGCGTAAGCGTCGCTTTCTCCGGCGCGACGCAGGCGCAAAGCGAAGCTGG
This region includes:
- a CDS encoding DUF6212 domain-containing protein, which produces MAVRGRQRRPLKPEGRRRRVCIVTRAIDHGGDIREETALCDLARLFAENGDDVTLLWVPGKDARSSQELAARGRDLVGAASVRLDILDKSDQLLPSLATPESQSAAVLHYLERSGHDLVYAPLEGGLPYYTLLAVETDAFAAPPIVVIAHAPEEWKHEADKAFMGSTDAIATAYMERYCAEMADRTICVSATLRKWMLSKGWKVKKATVTPMLLSQSRTNRAGARPSAETRRARELVVLAGWRIRDGLMLLCDALDIIVPEASKGLTVTAFGPFGKIMGEHSGGLLLRRAERWPFKLNLLPHADLDARLDYITRTGALAVIPARAESTGGLVAACIEAGLPFVATNVGANAETWNAQAGQALLVDPDAAALAQAISTALDDPPRPLRIDSLHQIRQSWLDTRNLPPSVARKRIRSSPGSSPLVSIVMAHRNRPLYLKQAIAAVEVQTYGPLELILVDDGSDLDEAKRLLDALQPTFRQRGWKVLRRPHKHLGAARNAGVRAARGELILFVDDDNALFPEAVDHFVRAMAASGADICTAFQLIFYEDFVPEDRADGLIQYLPLGGPDALGLIHNVYGDANAMVRRSVFSRIGFLIEEPGYAMHDWEFLARASLAGLKIRPVPKPLYWYRSKPDGMFRMSNWYDNRLPIVEAFRSSQFDDVRPLCQLAIAQNTTRAEIESARENLKYTPANRKYLELCDLEPNSDVAIEKLADIAGSIGRPDTAAILLGRTPATIYRDAADRPDAGGNAIALGYNVLRGARLLTPRVSALPLLLVAPDGGGVFLRPHSDGPVAASLDSQFPAFFRRIEATVEVAHADAPALDFGLALARPDQTLDWQRDIAVQAIAFSGWMSVEDKFVRHPLVAALRVRRKMPLSVVLAVRFTGMPNGFPTNAFFRKLTLFGD